One part of the Terrimicrobium sacchariphilum genome encodes these proteins:
- a CDS encoding metal ABC transporter permease, with amino-acid sequence MNAAIELFLQDPAAPFRHQFMLEALGVGALVGVVCAMLSCYLVLKGWSLMGDAISHAMLPGIVLAYIAGLPLSVGAFAAGLLCASATGFIKSHSRVKEDTVMGIVFTGLFGLGLVLFTKVKTDVHLNHILFGSLLGISQSLIAQTAVIGGLTLLAILLLRRDLLLFCFDANHARSIGLNTTRLYYTLLSLVALAIVVSLQAVGIILVMAMLITPGCIGFLLSHRFTHMLQIAVGSAVLSSIVGVYVSYFINGATGACIVLVLALLFLLAMTFAPRRGLLARRLLSATRERSAASKVRAPAR; translated from the coding sequence GTGAACGCAGCCATCGAACTGTTTCTCCAGGACCCGGCCGCGCCATTCCGGCACCAGTTCATGCTCGAGGCGCTCGGCGTGGGGGCGCTGGTGGGCGTCGTTTGTGCGATGCTCTCATGCTACCTCGTACTGAAGGGTTGGTCGTTGATGGGTGACGCCATCTCGCACGCGATGCTGCCTGGCATCGTGCTCGCCTACATCGCGGGACTACCTCTCTCCGTGGGCGCATTTGCTGCAGGGCTGCTGTGCGCTTCCGCGACAGGCTTCATCAAATCGCATAGTCGCGTGAAGGAAGACACCGTCATGGGAATTGTCTTTACGGGCCTCTTCGGACTGGGGCTGGTCTTGTTCACCAAGGTCAAAACCGACGTACACCTCAACCACATTCTTTTCGGGAGTCTGCTCGGCATCTCGCAATCACTCATCGCTCAGACCGCAGTCATCGGCGGACTCACACTGCTCGCAATCCTGCTCCTGCGCAGAGATCTCCTGCTATTCTGCTTCGACGCGAACCACGCCCGATCGATCGGGCTGAACACCACGCGACTCTACTACACACTGCTCTCGCTCGTGGCGCTGGCCATCGTGGTTTCTCTCCAGGCCGTCGGCATCATCCTTGTGATGGCGATGCTCATCACTCCAGGCTGTATCGGGTTTTTGTTAAGCCACCGGTTCACGCACATGCTTCAGATAGCCGTAGGCTCGGCGGTCCTGTCCAGCATCGTCGGCGTATATGTCAGCTACTTCATCAACGGAGCAACCGGAGCTTGCATCGTGCTCGTACTGGCTCTCCTGTTCCTCCTCGCCATGACGTTTGCGCCCAGACGCGGATTACTGGCCAGACGGCTTCTCTCCGCCACTCGGGAGCGCTCGGCGGCATCGAAGGTCCGGGCACCCGCCAGATAG
- a CDS encoding metal ABC transporter permease, with protein sequence MIEQLTIPFHYEYMLKAIFVSALIGGVCAFLSCFVTLKGWSLMGDALSHSVVPGVALALMLGLPFAVGAFFAGLLAAAAMGFVKAKTPIREDATIGIVFTSFFALGLLLISLYPTGFNLRTIVFGNMLGIADFDILQAIAICGIAMAVLLAKWKDLLLFCFDANQARSIGLNTTALHFILLSLLSAVAVAALQAVGACLVVAMLVTPGATAYLLTDRFGRMLGIASTMGVLTAAAGAYASYFLDGSVGGCIVVLQTTLFLLAFAFAPKHGMLAARRAGRKAVTTTLREVSA encoded by the coding sequence ATGATCGAGCAACTGACCATTCCGTTCCACTACGAGTACATGCTCAAGGCGATATTCGTGAGTGCGCTTATCGGAGGCGTCTGCGCATTCCTCTCGTGTTTCGTCACGCTCAAGGGGTGGTCTCTGATGGGAGATGCCCTCTCCCATTCCGTCGTGCCGGGCGTGGCGCTGGCGTTGATGCTCGGTCTGCCGTTTGCCGTCGGTGCGTTCTTCGCGGGCCTTCTGGCCGCGGCTGCCATGGGCTTTGTCAAAGCCAAGACGCCTATTCGCGAGGATGCAACGATAGGCATCGTATTCACGAGCTTCTTCGCATTGGGTCTGCTTCTCATTTCGCTATATCCCACGGGATTCAATCTCCGCACGATCGTCTTTGGGAACATGCTGGGCATCGCGGATTTTGACATCCTCCAGGCGATCGCCATCTGCGGCATCGCCATGGCTGTGCTGCTGGCAAAATGGAAGGATCTTCTGCTTTTCTGCTTTGATGCGAACCAGGCCCGCTCCATCGGGCTCAACACCACTGCGCTGCACTTTATCCTGCTGTCTCTTCTCTCCGCCGTTGCCGTGGCTGCCCTCCAGGCGGTCGGTGCCTGCCTCGTCGTGGCAATGCTCGTAACTCCCGGCGCAACGGCTTATCTGCTGACCGACCGATTTGGAAGGATGCTAGGCATCGCGTCGACAATGGGTGTATTGACAGCCGCCGCCGGAGCGTATGCCAGCTATTTCCTCGATGGTTCTGTCGGGGGATGTATCGTGGTTCTCCAGACGACACTATTCCTCCTGGCGTTCGCCTTTGCTCCCAAACACGGGATGCTCGCGGCGAGGCGTGCTGGTCGGAAAGCGGTTACCACCACACTCCGGGAGGTTTCGGCGTGA
- a CDS encoding manganese/iron ABC transporter ATP-binding protein: MTSKSTSLDVHVSDVTVTYNNGHTALHDASFHLRSGSICALVGVNGSGKSTLFKAIMGFVRPSRGSVTIGGRPVKEAQKKSWVAYVPQSEEVDWTFPVSVWDVVMMGRYGFMNFLRTPRAEDKRLVRESLERVKMWDFRDRQIGELSGGQKKRVFLARALAQGGRVILLDEPFTGVDVKTEAAIIELLRELREAGHIMLVSTHNLGSVPEFCDQVVLINRTVLAFGPTEEVFTQANLTLAFGGVLRQFQFDQSTVDETDGRAVTLLTDDERPVVLGRGGHLEHRLAEERKQGEDS, from the coding sequence ATGACCAGCAAGTCAACTTCTCTGGACGTCCATGTGAGCGACGTCACCGTGACGTACAACAATGGACACACCGCGCTCCATGATGCGTCGTTTCATCTCAGAAGCGGGTCCATCTGTGCGCTCGTCGGCGTGAATGGCAGCGGAAAATCCACTCTCTTCAAGGCGATCATGGGATTCGTCAGGCCATCGCGAGGCTCGGTCACGATCGGAGGACGCCCCGTCAAGGAGGCACAAAAGAAAAGCTGGGTCGCTTATGTCCCGCAGTCCGAGGAGGTCGACTGGACCTTCCCGGTGAGCGTGTGGGACGTGGTGATGATGGGCCGGTACGGATTTATGAATTTCCTGCGCACCCCGCGTGCGGAGGACAAACGCCTGGTCCGGGAAAGTCTTGAGAGGGTGAAGATGTGGGACTTTCGGGACCGCCAGATTGGCGAGCTTTCCGGTGGGCAGAAGAAGCGTGTCTTCCTGGCTCGCGCCCTCGCACAAGGCGGACGAGTCATCCTGCTTGATGAACCATTTACCGGAGTGGACGTCAAAACCGAAGCCGCCATTATCGAGCTTCTCCGTGAGCTGAGAGAGGCCGGGCACATCATGCTTGTGTCGACGCATAATCTCGGTTCCGTGCCGGAGTTCTGCGACCAGGTCGTATTGATTAACCGCACGGTACTGGCATTTGGCCCGACGGAGGAGGTCTTCACCCAGGCCAACCTGACCCTTGCCTTCGGTGGTGTGTTGCGGCAGTTCCAGTTCGACCAATCCACCGTGGATGAGACGGACGGACGGGCAGTGACTCTGCTGACCGACGATGAACGCCCCGTAGTGCTGGGACGCGGCGGCCATCTGGAGCACCGCCTCGCGGAGGAAAGGAAACAGGGAGAGGACTCATGA